In Portunus trituberculatus isolate SZX2019 chromosome 28, ASM1759143v1, whole genome shotgun sequence, one genomic interval encodes:
- the LOC123510147 gene encoding uncharacterized protein LOC123510147 yields the protein MAGHTGRWPRPEVTLTASRRRGQGLSLWCGREARSWPAAATNPHSLGGLRYFRHVARQQAGHHSSSITSLMRRFLEQRTKRHSDTITKRSPSGRASQHHLFVKPLPLFHAQLLQYWDTFLPEICV from the exons ATGGCAGGGCACACAGGAAGGTGGCCGCGGCCTGAGGTGACCCTGACTGCCTCGCGGCGGCGCGGGCAGGGACTCTCGCTGTGGTGCGGCAGAGAGGCGCGTTCCTGGCCAGCGGCAGCGACCAATCCTCACAGCCTTGGTGGCCTACGTTATTTTCGTCACGTGGCTCGCCAGCAG gCTGGACACCACTCTTCGTCCATAACATCACTGATGAGGAGGTTCTTGGAGCAGCGCACGAAGAGGCACAGCGACACAATAACTAAAAGGAGTCCTTCAGGAAGAGCATCCCAACATCACTTGTTCGTCAAACCTCTTCCCTTATTTCATGCTcagctccttcagtactgggacacatttttacctgagatttgtgtatga